A window from Streptomyces subrutilus encodes these proteins:
- a CDS encoding resuscitation-promoting factor → MATGPGRRRGAPAEGPGPDAPAGTGSRRRPGAADPDPAPAAGPGTGRRRGAGEPAPAGPHAAATTAPAPVAPPAPAGPGRRRRGAAEPEPEAETAAGPAHRPPAAPPAPAAPGTGRRRGGPGEAGGGAGRAPGSGGTWRRIVPQALVVAFLAGGTTAFVAADKAVRLTVDGVPRTLHTFADDIGELLASEGVDVGPHDLVAPARGRHLGDGEEVVVRYGRPLRLTLDGQRREVWTTARTVEGALHQLGIRAEGAHLSAPRTAPVPRSGLDLGVRTERSVTFMADGRERTIRTNAATVREALDQAGITLRDQDATSVPATAFPRDGQTVTVLRITGTREVREERLPYGTERVKDPTLFAGTEVVERAGQPGARRVTYSLRTVNGVRQRPRRIAEETVREPVTQLVKVGTRPLPNSVAGADGLDWAALAQCESGGRAGATDPSGTYGGLYQFDVRTWQALGGSGRPQDASGSEQTFRAKKLYVQRGASPWPHCGRRLTR, encoded by the coding sequence ATCGCGACCGGGCCCGGTCGCCGCAGGGGCGCCCCCGCCGAGGGGCCCGGCCCGGACGCACCCGCCGGGACCGGCTCGCGCCGGCGGCCCGGGGCGGCGGACCCGGACCCCGCACCCGCCGCCGGGCCCGGAACCGGCCGCCGCCGGGGAGCCGGGGAGCCCGCCCCGGCGGGCCCGCACGCCGCGGCGACCACCGCGCCCGCGCCCGTCGCCCCGCCCGCGCCCGCCGGACCGGGCCGCCGCCGCCGGGGCGCGGCCGAACCCGAACCCGAGGCCGAAACGGCGGCCGGTCCGGCGCACCGGCCCCCGGCCGCGCCCCCGGCCCCGGCCGCGCCCGGGACCGGCCGGCGGCGCGGCGGGCCGGGTGAGGCCGGGGGCGGCGCCGGCCGGGCCCCGGGCTCCGGCGGCACCTGGCGGCGCATCGTCCCGCAGGCCCTGGTCGTCGCCTTCCTGGCCGGGGGCACCACCGCCTTCGTCGCCGCCGACAAGGCCGTGCGCCTCACCGTCGACGGCGTCCCGCGCACGCTGCACACCTTCGCCGACGACATCGGCGAACTCCTCGCCTCCGAAGGCGTCGACGTCGGCCCCCACGACCTCGTCGCCCCCGCCCGAGGCCGCCACCTCGGCGACGGCGAGGAGGTCGTCGTCCGCTACGGGCGCCCCCTGCGCCTGACCCTCGACGGGCAGCGCCGCGAGGTGTGGACCACCGCCCGCACCGTCGAGGGCGCCCTCCACCAGCTCGGCATCCGCGCCGAGGGCGCCCACCTCTCCGCCCCGCGCACCGCGCCCGTGCCGCGCTCCGGCCTCGACCTCGGCGTCCGCACGGAGCGCAGCGTCACGTTCATGGCGGACGGCCGCGAACGCACCATCCGCACCAACGCGGCCACCGTCCGGGAGGCCCTGGACCAGGCCGGGATCACCCTGCGGGACCAGGACGCCACCTCGGTGCCCGCCACCGCCTTCCCGCGCGACGGGCAGACCGTCACCGTGCTGCGGATCACCGGCACCCGCGAGGTCCGCGAGGAGCGCCTCCCGTACGGGACCGAGCGGGTCAAGGACCCGACCCTGTTCGCCGGCACCGAGGTCGTCGAACGGGCCGGACAGCCGGGCGCGCGCCGGGTCACCTACAGCCTGCGCACCGTCAACGGGGTCCGGCAGCGGCCGCGCCGGATCGCCGAGGAGACCGTCCGCGAGCCCGTCACCCAGCTCGTCAAGGTCGGCACCAGGCCGCTGCCGAACTCCGTCGCGGGCGCCGACGGCCTCGACTGGGCCGCCCTCGCCCAGTGCGAGTCCGGCGGCCGGGCCGGCGCCACCGACCCCTCGGGGACGTACGGCGGGCTCTACCAGTTCGACGTCCGCACCTGGCAGGCCCTCGGCGGCAGCGGCCGCCCGCAGGACGCCTCCGGCTCCGAGCAGACGTTCCGGGCGAAGAAGCTCTACGTGCAGCGGGGGGCGAGTCCCTGGCCCCACTGCGGCCGTAGGCTTACCCGGTGA